In Castor canadensis chromosome 11, mCasCan1.hap1v2, whole genome shotgun sequence, a single genomic region encodes these proteins:
- the Acadvl gene encoding very long-chain specific acyl-CoA dehydrogenase, mitochondrial isoform X1, translated as MQTARMTPSVGRQLLRLRGRSPRSNALLEQPRLASAHRPYASGAAQAVLDKSDSPSSDASTREKPAKAESKSFAVGMFKGQLTTEQVFPYPSVLTEEQTQFLKELVGPVARFFQEVNDPAKNDTLEQVEENTLQGLKELGAFGLQVPSELGGVGLCNTQYARLAEIVGMHDLGVGVTLGAHQSIGFKGILLFGTKAQKEKYLPKVASGEMLAAFCLTEPSSGSDAASIRSSAVPSSCGKYYTLNGSKIWISNGGLADIFTVFAKTPVTDAATGVVKEKITAFVVERSFGGVTHGPPEKKMGIKASNTAEVYFDRVRVPAENVLGEVGGGFKVAMHILNNGRFGMAATLAGTMKAIIAKAVDYAANRTQFGDKIHNFGMIQEKLARMAMLQYVTESMAYMLSANMDQGSTDFQIEAAISKIFSSEAAWKVTDECIQVMGGMGFMKEPGVERVLRDTRIFRIFEGANDILRLFVALQGCMDKGKELSGLSSALKNPFGNAGLLLGEAGKQLRRRAGMGSGLSLSGVIHPELTRSGELAVQALEQFATVVEAKLIKHKKGIINEQFLLQRLADGAIDLYAMAVVLSRASRSLSEGYPTAQHEKMLCDSWCIEAAARIRENMAALQSESWQQELFRNFKSISKALVERGGVATSNPLGF; from the exons ATGCAGACCGCTCGAATGACCCCGAGCGTGGGGCGGCAACTGCTGAGGTTAAGAGGCCGAAG CCCGCGATCCAATGCGCTCCTGGAGCAGCCCCGGCTTGCCTCTGCCCATCGACCCTATGCCAGTGGGGCCGCTCAG GCGGTTCTAGACAAGTCAGACTCCCCCTCCTCCGATGCTTCAACCAGGGAAAAACCGGCCAAGGCG GAGTCTAAGTCCTTTGCTGTGGGGATGTTTAAAGGCCAGCTCACCACGGAACAGGTGTTTCCATACCCCTCTG TGCTCACAGAGGAGCAGACACAGTTTCTCAAAGAGCTGGTGGGACCTGTGGCCCGTTTCTTCCAG GAGGTGAATGATCCTGCCAAGAATGACACTCTGGAGCAGGTGGAGGAAAACACTTTGCAGGGCCTCAAGGAGCTGGGGGCCTTTGGTCTGCAGGTGCCCAGTGAGCTGGGTGGTGTGGGCCTCTGCAATACTCAG TATGCTCGCTTGGCAGAGATCGTGGGTATGCATGACCTCGGTGTGGGCGTTACCCTGGGGGCTCATCAGAGCATCGGTTTCAAAGGCATCTTGCTCTTTGGCACGAAGgcccagaaagaaaaatacctacCCAAAGTGGCATCTG GGGAGATGTTGGCTGCCTTCTGCCTAACCGAGCCCTCAAGTGGATCAGATGCAGCCTCCATCCGAAGCTCAGCTGTGCCCAGCTCCTGTGGAAAATATTATACCCTCAATGGAAGCAAGATTTGGATCAG TAATGGGGGCCTGGCAGACATTTTCACAGTCTTTGCCAAGACACCAGTTACAGATGCAGCCACAGGGGTCGTGAAGGAGAAGATCACAGCTTTTGTGGTGGAAAGGAGCTTTGGCGGTGTTACCCA TGGGCCCCCCGAGAAGAAGATGGGCATCAAGGCCTCGAACACAGCAGAGGTGTACTTTGACAGAGTACGGGTGCCAGCAGAAAATGTGCTGGGAGAAGTGGGGGGTGGCTTCAAAGTTGCTATGCACATCCTCAACAATGGAAGGTTTGGGATGGCTGCAACCCTGGCAGGTACCATGAAAGCCATCATTGCCAAGGCG GTGGACTATGCTGCTAATCGTACTCAGTTTGGAGACAAAATTCATAACTTTGGAATGATCCAAGAGAAGCTGGCCCGGATGGCTATGCTGCAGTATGTGACTGAG TCCATGGCTTACATGCTGAGTGCCAACATGGACCAGGGATCCACAGACTTCCAGATAGAGGCCGCTATCAGCAAAATCTTTAGCTCG GAGGCAGCCTGGAAGGTGACAGATGAGTGCATCCAAGTCATGGGGGGCATGGGCTTCATGAAG GAGCCTGGGGTAGAGCGTGTGCTCCGAGATACTCGAATCTTCCGGATCTTTGAGGGGGCAAATGACATTCTTCGGCTGTTTGTGGCTCTGCAGGGCTGTATG gacaAAGGCAAAGAACTCTCTGGGCTTAGCAGTGCCCTAAAGAATCCTTTTGGGAATGCTGGCCTCCTGCTGGGAGAGGCAGGCAAACAGCTGAGGCG GCGGGCAGGGATGGGCAGTGGCCTGAGTCTCAGTGGAGTCATTCACCCAGAGTTAACTCGGAGTGGTGAGTTG GCAGTGCAGGCTTTGGAGCAGTTTGCCACTGTGGTGGAAGCCAAGCTGAtaaaacacaagaaggggattatCA ATGAGCAGTTTCTGCTGCAGCGCCTGGCAGATGGGGCCATTGACCTGTATGCCATGGCGGTGGTTCTCTCCAG GGCTTCAAGATCCCTGAGTGAGGGCTACCCCACAGCCcagcatgaaaaaatgctctgtGATAGCTGGTGTATTGAG GCTGCAGCTCGCATTCGGGAAAACATGGCTGCTCTGCAGTCTGAATCATGGCAGCAGGAACTCTTCCGTAACTTCAAAAGCATCTCCAAAGCCTTGGTAGAGCGGGGTGGTGTGGCCACCAGCAACCCCCTTGGCTTCTGA
- the Acadvl gene encoding very long-chain specific acyl-CoA dehydrogenase, mitochondrial isoform X2, translating into MQTARMTPSVGRQLLSPRSNALLEQPRLASAHRPYASGAAQAVLDKSDSPSSDASTREKPAKAESKSFAVGMFKGQLTTEQVFPYPSVLTEEQTQFLKELVGPVARFFQEVNDPAKNDTLEQVEENTLQGLKELGAFGLQVPSELGGVGLCNTQYARLAEIVGMHDLGVGVTLGAHQSIGFKGILLFGTKAQKEKYLPKVASGEMLAAFCLTEPSSGSDAASIRSSAVPSSCGKYYTLNGSKIWISNGGLADIFTVFAKTPVTDAATGVVKEKITAFVVERSFGGVTHGPPEKKMGIKASNTAEVYFDRVRVPAENVLGEVGGGFKVAMHILNNGRFGMAATLAGTMKAIIAKAVDYAANRTQFGDKIHNFGMIQEKLARMAMLQYVTESMAYMLSANMDQGSTDFQIEAAISKIFSSEAAWKVTDECIQVMGGMGFMKEPGVERVLRDTRIFRIFEGANDILRLFVALQGCMDKGKELSGLSSALKNPFGNAGLLLGEAGKQLRRRAGMGSGLSLSGVIHPELTRSGELAVQALEQFATVVEAKLIKHKKGIINEQFLLQRLADGAIDLYAMAVVLSRASRSLSEGYPTAQHEKMLCDSWCIEAAARIRENMAALQSESWQQELFRNFKSISKALVERGGVATSNPLGF; encoded by the exons ATGCAGACCGCTCGAATGACCCCGAGCGTGGGGCGGCAACTGCTGAG CCCGCGATCCAATGCGCTCCTGGAGCAGCCCCGGCTTGCCTCTGCCCATCGACCCTATGCCAGTGGGGCCGCTCAG GCGGTTCTAGACAAGTCAGACTCCCCCTCCTCCGATGCTTCAACCAGGGAAAAACCGGCCAAGGCG GAGTCTAAGTCCTTTGCTGTGGGGATGTTTAAAGGCCAGCTCACCACGGAACAGGTGTTTCCATACCCCTCTG TGCTCACAGAGGAGCAGACACAGTTTCTCAAAGAGCTGGTGGGACCTGTGGCCCGTTTCTTCCAG GAGGTGAATGATCCTGCCAAGAATGACACTCTGGAGCAGGTGGAGGAAAACACTTTGCAGGGCCTCAAGGAGCTGGGGGCCTTTGGTCTGCAGGTGCCCAGTGAGCTGGGTGGTGTGGGCCTCTGCAATACTCAG TATGCTCGCTTGGCAGAGATCGTGGGTATGCATGACCTCGGTGTGGGCGTTACCCTGGGGGCTCATCAGAGCATCGGTTTCAAAGGCATCTTGCTCTTTGGCACGAAGgcccagaaagaaaaatacctacCCAAAGTGGCATCTG GGGAGATGTTGGCTGCCTTCTGCCTAACCGAGCCCTCAAGTGGATCAGATGCAGCCTCCATCCGAAGCTCAGCTGTGCCCAGCTCCTGTGGAAAATATTATACCCTCAATGGAAGCAAGATTTGGATCAG TAATGGGGGCCTGGCAGACATTTTCACAGTCTTTGCCAAGACACCAGTTACAGATGCAGCCACAGGGGTCGTGAAGGAGAAGATCACAGCTTTTGTGGTGGAAAGGAGCTTTGGCGGTGTTACCCA TGGGCCCCCCGAGAAGAAGATGGGCATCAAGGCCTCGAACACAGCAGAGGTGTACTTTGACAGAGTACGGGTGCCAGCAGAAAATGTGCTGGGAGAAGTGGGGGGTGGCTTCAAAGTTGCTATGCACATCCTCAACAATGGAAGGTTTGGGATGGCTGCAACCCTGGCAGGTACCATGAAAGCCATCATTGCCAAGGCG GTGGACTATGCTGCTAATCGTACTCAGTTTGGAGACAAAATTCATAACTTTGGAATGATCCAAGAGAAGCTGGCCCGGATGGCTATGCTGCAGTATGTGACTGAG TCCATGGCTTACATGCTGAGTGCCAACATGGACCAGGGATCCACAGACTTCCAGATAGAGGCCGCTATCAGCAAAATCTTTAGCTCG GAGGCAGCCTGGAAGGTGACAGATGAGTGCATCCAAGTCATGGGGGGCATGGGCTTCATGAAG GAGCCTGGGGTAGAGCGTGTGCTCCGAGATACTCGAATCTTCCGGATCTTTGAGGGGGCAAATGACATTCTTCGGCTGTTTGTGGCTCTGCAGGGCTGTATG gacaAAGGCAAAGAACTCTCTGGGCTTAGCAGTGCCCTAAAGAATCCTTTTGGGAATGCTGGCCTCCTGCTGGGAGAGGCAGGCAAACAGCTGAGGCG GCGGGCAGGGATGGGCAGTGGCCTGAGTCTCAGTGGAGTCATTCACCCAGAGTTAACTCGGAGTGGTGAGTTG GCAGTGCAGGCTTTGGAGCAGTTTGCCACTGTGGTGGAAGCCAAGCTGAtaaaacacaagaaggggattatCA ATGAGCAGTTTCTGCTGCAGCGCCTGGCAGATGGGGCCATTGACCTGTATGCCATGGCGGTGGTTCTCTCCAG GGCTTCAAGATCCCTGAGTGAGGGCTACCCCACAGCCcagcatgaaaaaatgctctgtGATAGCTGGTGTATTGAG GCTGCAGCTCGCATTCGGGAAAACATGGCTGCTCTGCAGTCTGAATCATGGCAGCAGGAACTCTTCCGTAACTTCAAAAGCATCTCCAAAGCCTTGGTAGAGCGGGGTGGTGTGGCCACCAGCAACCCCCTTGGCTTCTGA